CTGGACGAATGACCATTGATCGAGGCAGTGCGAGAAGAACCACCCAACAAGCCAGGCATGTTGGTCAAGGAGACAGCAGCGCCACCATACAGGGCAGACATATCCAGCTCAGAATGATTGGAAATGCTGCGGGCCATAAGCTGAGCTGGGCGGTCTTGTTGCGAGTACGCTCTTTGGCGTAATGGAGCATGCCAGTTGATAGCACGTCGACTCTGAAAATGATGTGTTAGCAATTGTAAATGCAGCACTTTACACGTGTCAGGTAAGGTGACTTACGTCCATGGCGGCGTCCAAAGAAGCTCGACCACCCCTAGAAGAGAGGGAAGTCCAACATGGAGAAAGATTGGTGGATGACTCGGGTACAGGAGAATGTTGTGACGCAATTTGGGGTTCGTAAAGCTCAAGTCTTGCCTTTACTGAGTCTAATTCGAGCTGAAGCTGTTCCTCTCTAATAGTCGACACGGCTCCCTGGCTCATGGCGCTTGCAATGTATATTTTGAGGACGACCGAACAAGAAGCGGCCTCGTTTTTACCGGGCTGATGTACCGGCCAGTGTTAGAGGCCAGGCAGGGTTGGTTAAGAAGTGCTGTAACAGAGCAACGGGTGGGTAAGTGTTTATCACGACCTTGTAGAATAAGGCCGCACAACCAAGTCACAGATGGACAGGATAAAAGTTTTCTGGCTAAAGATTCGGAATAATGCTAACCGTCTAACGAGGGTCAGCAGTCATTTGATGGGAAaagctgaggaagaaatgAAGGATTGGCGAAGGGCATGGGCGAGTTAAGTAAAAGGCAACCATGACATCCAGTGGTTCGAACAAGGCGGCGGACTGACAGGGGAGCGACAGGACTGCGAAGGTGCATGCGGCTCCTCCAGCGTCGCAGTCGCAGTTGGAGAGCCGTCAACGGGTGGGAGCGCACGACTGTGCTGAACATGGACGAGTGGGAGTACGTTGACggcttgctggcttgatTGATCAATTTGGAGACAAGCCAGGGTTGAAAGactggcatggcatggccacGGACAAGTCACTCCTCCACTCACCCACTCAACGACGCACACCCATCTGTCTGTCACTGGGAGGTCGTGTGCGTTGGCTTCCGAGCGCTGAAATTGAACTTTTGGGGTGTGGGAGGCACGCAGGGGTTCGCGCCGGTGACATGAGACCCGGAATTCAGAGGGACCAAGATGACTTTctgttgatggttgagaTGACGGCATGGGATAAGCTCTAGAGAAGCAATCCCTCCACAGTGCCCAATATTTGGCTCGGCACCGTTGTGCCCACCCCTTTCACCTGAAGTGATTTCTGAGAATGGGAATTCGTGACAAGGATCCTGGATAGTGAGAATCCAGCGAGATGTCTGCGccgcagccttcttggccattgcGGAAATaaccagacatgactgcCCAATACAGCACAAATCACTTCTCTGCTTGTATCTTGCAGGCCTGTGTCAAGTGAGAAGGGGTAgctggctggccagctcGGTTGCAGTATGTTTCTTCATGAAGGCGAAGAACTCAACCTTCGTGTCAACCACCTTTCGATCGACGACAGACGAAGTCCTGGACATCCCATATGCAAGGAGCTGAAAGAAGTCGCTGATACTGGCTCGAATTGGTTACGATCCAAATCGTCTTGTCTGTTACAGGACCAATTAAGGTGACTTGGGTGTTGCCATTTCACTCCACGGCGTGCAGAACCCTGTTCCGCTCTCCAAATGGCCTATCATGTCCTGTACCTTGTTGACACGAAGCCTTGTGCTGTGTGGTTGAAGTGAGAGGGGTGTCAATGCATCCGATGTGTCTCTCAACTTTTCGGTATCTTGGACTGGCACCCACAATCCGGTAGTTGGGAGAAGTCCTGGGTTGGAAAGTTGGCGtttcaaacttgacattgacgcCGAACCCCGTGTACTTGCTATCTCGCTGTCGGTGTGTTCACTTTGCATCTGAGTCAATCTTCAGGCTAAGTCACCAGTGTCATGTCGTCTTACCATGCCGCAACCATGTTGTTTCCATTGTATAGAGACTGGGGGCAGTTGCACAAGATGTACGCGGCTCCGAGTGTAAACTGATGAAgatttttctttgtttgctggCGAGTCCAGTCTTCGCTGGCAATCATGAGGCCGGTCGTGCCTGCTTGCTTCCTGAGACCTGCATGCATGgtctggccatggcaagaAAGTCCTACCAGGGAAGGAAGGCACGGTCCACAGATAATAACGCCCGATTCGCAGCACCAGAGCTGCCGCGTTGTACGCACACTCGATTGCCATTTCATTCTGAGGTGCAATTGCTCCTTGGGTGCATAGACTCTGCCTTGTGCTACCCTCCAtccacccatccatcccaccCAACTTGACGCCTCCTGTCGGTCTCCAATACCGAACTTTCTCTTGGGAGTTAGTGGTATTGGGCACGCCCTTGCACAAGAATCGCAATTGCTTTCCGCACTGTATGGTCTTTTTCGATGAGACGACGATTGTCGAAGGCCGCGGCAAAGCCTCACCGGGGAAGCACGCCGATGAAACCGATAATTTGGTTGCCTGGTCCCTTGGTATCCTTCGCAGAACTGCGGCTGCCACAAGGAGCTCTAGTTCCCCATGTTGCCGCCAAGACTGAGTTGCAGGCGGATCAAGATATTTCGGTATCGAATATGTCCTGAGGTTGGAAATACGATAACCATGGGTCCATCTGGATAGGTATCCAGGCTACGATACCCCAACTCTCGGTCTGCTCACAGGGTTAAGTAGTGGTTCTAGGACGTCACGGCACTCTTCCTTCATCGAAACCAGTCCTTGACTTCCCGAATCTTCAAGAACGAAAATACGAATGTACAACTGCAAGGTGTGATACTGCGCAGCGTAGATGCTTAGGCTTATGGGATTCCTTGCTTTCAGATGGACCTGTCTGGATGCTTAGAGTTGCAATTAATATGGACCAGTCCTGTGACCCAGGGAGCGATGATCATCTCGAGTCTACTTGGTTCAATTTGAAGTCAAATGGCGTTATGCCCGGTCACTCCTCAAGTGAAGACAGAAGATGGGCCACGGAGTGATAATTCGCCAACGAACCAAGATTCTATGGCCGTAAACTTAACCCTTCCTCGGGCCCTTGGCAGTTTCACATCGGGACAACGCAACTCACCATCGTATTTTAATGACTAACGACAGCCGTCATAGGCATTTCCTTCATGCGTCGTATATCTTCGCTTGGAGTTGTTCCACAGCACAGCCCGCGATCGAACTGGCGTTTGGAGATCCCGCTGCACAGCCCACTTTGCcaattcaacaccaaatctGAGAATCAAAAACACCGCCACCATCGCTTCAGTCTGATATTGATTGCTACAGGGGTGGACGGATGACAGCACAGTGGGATCAGTGCTCGTCAACGCCAATATTCCAGGTTAGTCACAACAACTCTATCCTGTTCGTAAAACGGAGCCAATTCCTTCACAATGACCGAGCTGCTATTTCTGGGCTCCCTTTGGAAATACAATAATAACCACATGCAGGAAAGTTAGCGTCGCTGGTTTTGAATGGACCACTAAATGCCTAAATGCACAGGCGCCTTGGCATTCTGGTTCAATTGAGACGGCGATTGGTCGTGGAGGTTCCCCAATGTCAAAAAGTGAGGCGGACAACACATGCACAACTAGCaccaaacacaccagacgCTGGACGATTCAATGGACTTCGATTCAGTCCCCCAGACGGCCCAACCCCGACCCATGCCGTGCCATGGGCCATGGCGTCTCCCTTCACCCGTGTCTCCAGAGGTCTGTTTCCACAATTCTTTCGAAGCCGCATTCGAAACTACGTTCCACCTGCTGTGCTGACAGGCAACAAGACTAGCGATATGGCGCAGCCGCTTCGCGCCGCCAGTAGGAACAAGACATCTGCACGGAATTTTACACTTTGGAGAAGCCCTGGTCGATCTTCGTTGATGAGGCTCTGCTGATAACACATAACCCCCAAACATTTGTCCACCTGACCTCTGCCACCAAGGTTTTGACCAAACGCCATGAGCAAGGGCTTCGGCTTTGTTATCATGGCTGGAGTCTCTGATAATCGGTTCCGTCCCTGCCGAAACAAAGAATTCTACGTCCCGCGTGTATCCGCGCTATTGAAACATCGCACTGCCGTTGTGTCCATGTGATatatacggagtagtttTCCAGAATCAGAGATATTCGGTGGCTCCAAGCACCTGCCTCGTTTTATTGGTATCGCAGGAGTTTGGTTAATTCCGAGCAGGCCGGCATCGGCTGAGACAATGACACCAAGAGCTGTGAATTGACACCTTGTAGTACCCAGCTAGTGGCATTACTCCAAGTCACCTGGCTAACAATCGAACGATGAAGATAGCTTTGAGCGGCTTGGGGGGGATTTGCATGAACCACGAAATAGTTTGACTGTAGCCACAATATGACCGACTCCATTATGACAAGAGCCGGGTCCAGTATGACGTACGGGTCCCTCAAGGTGTAGGTTAAGTAGCTCTTGCCTGGACGTCGGCGGATCCTCGGCAATTGGCAATGACAccttgccatcttgatgaCGGAAGCTGTGCTGAACCATCGCACTGTTGTCCAGAGTAGCAAATATCCTTCAGCTCTATGTGACCATAGGCGACGAGCTGCGGCAACATGCGCAGTCTCAACCTAGTATTTCTGGCTGGCGTTCAGCTTAGTACAGCTCGATCACCTACTTTCAGCATTCATGATGATTTGCTTGCATACCCCCAGGTACCATCAGTTCCTCAAAACAAACCGGCTGTCGAAGACTCCCATTGACTAACATTTTGCAGTTTGAAGTTGTTTTTGCCAACGACTTCATATCTGAAAATGATGCGCAAGCTCTGCTAGGTATCAACAGTCAACATCCTGTCAATTCGGCTGCAACCCCGCCAACAAGTGGTAGCAATGATCgcaccagcaccacagcGTACGCTGCCACCCCAAGTTCCGACAACCCGGATGAAATCACGAGCTACTCCTACGAGATTTTAAACATGGCGCCTCATCGCTACTTGTGTTCAATACCCGTGGTGAAACCGCCTGGGCCGGTAAACGAAACTGCCAACGCACTGGCCAAAGCCGAGGAAGAACGAGAGTATCGACGAGCAGCTACAAAAGGTTGGGAACTGATAAATGAACTGGAAGATGGTTGCTTGTACTATGTGTCTGGGTGGTGGAGCTACAGTTTCTGCAACAATCGTGAAATTGTACAATACCACGCCATATCGGCGTCAAACAATGGGCAGGTTCCCAGGCGAGACCCCAACGGCCAAGAGTACGTTTTGGGAAGGGTGCCAACCCTTCCTGCAACAACGGGAGATCGTAAGCAACGACGACAGCAACGCGGCGCCAACGATCCCCCACGCCCTCCGGCCGAACTACAAATAAAGGGTGACCAGCGATATCTTGTACAGAGGCTCGAAGGCGGCACGATTTGCGACTTGACGGGTAAGGACCGCAAAATTGAAGTTCAATACCAATGCGTACCGGGCATTCAAGCGGACAAGATCGGATGGATTAAGGAGGTGGTCACTTGCTCCTATGTCATGATGATCAACACGCCCCGGCTGTGCAGTGATGTCGCCTTTCAACCGCCTGTAGAAAGGTCGGCAAACCCTATCAACTGCAAACTGATTTCTCAAAGCGACCCATCCACGCCACTTTTGGATCAGCACGCAACACCCCCAACGGCTGGCAGCGAAGGCGTCAAAGAGAGTGTTCAGACAGACAACGACAAAGTTGAGAcggacgagaagaaggattcTTCGCAAGTCACTATTGGAGGTGTTCTGGTTGGAGGCAAGCGAGTTCTTTCTGCAGGAGATGACAATGGAAAGCCCCTGAAGCTCCAAGCCAGCCATTTGTTTGCACCTAAGCCAAAGATTTTGCAGGTAATTGCCGAAGCGGCCAGCAAAGAAAAGGGCGGGAAAATCAAGGGCCTGTCggaagaagagcttgagaagCTAAATGTCGATCCGAAGGCTGTTGAAGAAATGCGCCAAAAACTCAAAAAGCTTGCTGGTGAAAAGGGTTGGAAAATGCAGTTATTTCAGATgaacgaagacgacgaaaaggAGCTGTTTGGGTACGTGGATGATCCggatggcgagaagaaggacggTCAAAAGGATTCCGGTGACAAAACGGGGGATACACGTAAAGCAAAGGGTGACAAGGATGCCATAGCAGACAAAGGCGCCAGTGGAGGCAAAGATACGGTGAAGGAGAGGAAAGGTGCGCATTCtaaggagaagaagaagcaggaCGACGGATCAGGAAGCGAGGAGAAGTTTTTTAACCGTGACGAATTGTAACTACATTGGGAAGTTAGGCGTTTTGGTTTGCTCATAGTCAAGATAAGTAGATTTATAAACACGGTTTCAATTGGACGTGTTTGGTGGCAAATTGTAGCTGTTCCCTTAATTGtcatatttttttttgggacGACGTGGCAACCCGAGAACAGGTGCTACTTGAAAGAGTGACGAATGAAATCTTGCCAGATTCCATGCAGCGAACATTATTGCACAAGGTTGGCGACGAGTACGATTTAGCTGTTCATTACGAGTACTTGAgcgtgatgatgaatggtttGAGTTGTCCAATGGACTGTTGAGACATGGCTGTTTCTTTCAAATAACCTGCACAATCCAAGACGATTAGTCGAAACCATAGAAATAGCTCGTATGACATATATTGGACATCAATGGGATATATTGAAACCCAAAATCGAGTACGGCGCAACGGTGACCAAACTCACACTCCGTACGGGGCCTTTCAGATCATTTGCTAAATTTGTGTTGGAGCAAATGCTAGTCCACATGAGCGGATTCGCCGTGGAACATCGACAGACAATTGTACAGGGCAAGTTTAATGCTAATATTTCGGTGAGCGAGTAGTTCCTCGAGCAGTTTTTCGTCGCATAGATAAAGAACCAGAACATGTGTGGCGAAAGATTTGTAACACAGATTGCTTTTTGGTATGTTGGAACAATGCATGTGTGGCGCGAAGGCCGGGTTACAATTGGAGGCATTGAGTAATTGACGATTTTGAGCTGCATGTCGGTGGCATCATGCTCCGGATTTTGTCATGCTATGATATAACTTTACTTATAATAATGTTTCGCACTCCATATATGGAGTATCTATAGGACGAGTTTGTGATTTATGATAAGCGTGCCATCTTTGCCCATTTACGCTGCAGAACTTGcagagtactccgtaatgaTAtattacctaggtacttatAAAGGGGCTGAAGCACGGAGTGGATGTGGCCCTGGCCACAGAACTCTAAAAATCGACTTTTGTCTCTGCAGCGTAAGGAGTACGGAGTGTGCTACCACAGAGAGGTATGAGCAGATAAGACAGTCATGCTTCGTTTATCATTAGCCTAGCCAATCTAATATTAGGCGTTCGAGAACATGACCTCATCTCGGCAAGTCATTGTATCTCGCCAATGCAGGCACTTTACAAGAGCCTGGATGATGGGTAGAATAGACCAGGTTTAGGCGAATCAGTGGCCCCACCACTGGAACTAACATGTAAAGCAAATGGAGACTCAACGGGAATGGCTTTGGCTGTTTGAGGCGGAGACAGGAGAAGGTTTTGTGGCATCCGATGTGTAATGCCATAGGTTGAACCAACTTGGTCACCGTAACCGTAATAACGGAGACTAGCCCACGAGCCGCGGTGGCCATGCGTATGGCTGTGTTCAGATTGAAACAAACCAACTTCATTgagcagaggaggaggaaaacACCAAACTGGCAGGCAACTTGCAACACAAGAAACGACGCCGGAACTGGGGGGGGAGGCAGGGTATGTGGCCAACGAACTGGGGATCGATAATTTTTAGAGTAGGAATTGACGAATCATTTGGCTCATCACCTTTTCAAGCAGCCAAGAGTCTGTTGGCTCAGTCCTCCATTCTGGCTCTTCTTTGTCGCAGAAATGAaaggcggtgatggtggcggATTGGCCATGGTTTGGCTGACTTTTCAAGGCAAAATGCTGAAGCCGGCATCTGGGGACCCCTGCTCCCCGCTGCATTGGAATGCCATCTGATTGGTAGTAAGAGCTCcaggatggagaagagggCACGGAGGATGGAACGTGCCGATTCAGGGGCTAGTTGACAATCGCCCTGCAGACAGTTGACGAGGCCAAAACGGACGATCAAAGAAAGTGTTGAAAAGTCGGTGATGGCATCGGGCGATTGGCTTTGGACGGAAATGGATGGCCCATGCAACCACATCAATGTACTCCGGATGAAATGATCGTGATGGCAATATTCCACCAATTTGAACTGTTTAATCTGACACGCGCCCTTGGTTGCGGTCAGTGCGAGCCGAAATGGTCGTGTGCTGGGATCAGCAAGGTCAATTAGCTCAGGGCTATGGACCAGCATGGAATGACCGACAGCTTATCAAAAAATCAAGAGGGTATAACAGGCCATGTGGTGTGGAGAGAACGAAAGGTCGAACATTCTGGTGCGCCGCAGAAATATTTTTATCACatttttgtttgcttttggtTCGCTGGATGAAGGAAGCATCACCGAGCACGGAGCAGTCAAGTCAGACCAAGCTCTGGCGTGGGAAAAAGAAAgtaaagtacggagtagcaTGGCGTCGGATGCTCGATGCGGCGCTCGCGCCGTCCCTTGTGTGATGGCGGGAGGAAACCAAGAAGTTGAATGGTAATAAATGGATGATGGTCAAGCCCGTGGTTTGGCGTTCCTTGCCAGgatgtgatgatgggcttggctggccgCTTGGCTGGCCGCTTGGCTGGCCAGGGGAAAGGGAAGTGGAAGGGGAAATGTGGAAGACGATCCACAAGTCAAGTGGTCCAAGGCGGCGTCCCCAGCCTTCGCAAATTCGCCAAAAGATGAGGTTCGATGGAGGTCAAGGTCCAACAGCTGCATCAGCTTCGTCCTCTCTTCGCCCCTTTGAGAAACCAAGTCCAATTGACCGGACAGGACATCCAGAGCTGCACGCCAATCCATGCATGGCGCTACGCTGCTGCACGGCCCTCGTCTGCCGACGCCCGACGCTTCACACCTCTGGTTTGGTCCTTCAGCCCAAAGGCCCTGACTTCCGCAAAATTCGacgaccagacagaccagacattgactgCTTCCAATTTTTGACTCTCTCAGCTTGTTGACTCCCCCCTTGCTTGGTTGGCTCCATATTGTCTTTTGAGCATTCCAATCCCCTCCGTATTCTTCCTCCTAGTGAACATACCTACCGAACAAAGTCccccttggccttgttcttttttttttgtgttgTCAttcttgtctcttgtctCGGTTTCCGGCCCTCTCATTCGACCACAACTTCTGCCCTTGTGTTTCTATTCTGGATACTCGCCGACCTGTCGCCCATTCTCATCGGTTGTTTCTGAGACAAAACGAGGCAAAAGAGCTGACCTTCTCTTGGTGCGACGATCCGGTACCACCACTGGCGTACGTGCTGCTGTGCCGTGGCCTGCATCTGTCGCGGTAGTCGTGCTACTTATGTTGGAATCCAGTCAAGTTGACTGTTCACCTCGTACACGACTGCAAACCACACATCGTGCGCACATCATCCACGCGGCAGACTGCAGACGCACCTGTTGTTACACAAGGCCAACCGCTATCCTAGTTTTATATTCTGCTCTCGACTCTAATTGAATCCTGCCATGCTGCGCCAGCTGAATCGATAAGCCCCCGTCCATGCTCGCCGACGTCGCCATCGGGCAGTGGAACAGAGCAGCACCCGGTATGCTTGCGCAGTCTCAACACTTGTTACAACAAATCACCGCCTAAACGTTCGATCGTCGTCGAAATTGTCGACATATGCTTCCTACGGACGGGCTTCTTCCAAGCTCTCAGTGGACCTGCTGACGAGACACTTGACGCTGTCGCCCTTTTATACATCGCGGACTGAAACCGGACTCTGGCTTGTCTGGGAAACCTTGCACGTTGAGGAGCTGGTTATCTGAATCATATCCGGATACGAGATTAAACATCTTACTTTGATTTGTATTCTCGTCAACCATGGATGGAGCTCAGTCGCAAAGTCGGCAACGACCCTATCCTCGTGCGCCGTCACGATCGTCAACTCACACCAACACTTCACGTGTAACACCTATCAGCCCAACCAGTTCAACTTCACAAATTGCCACCTCGCCACAGCTTTCCCAGTC
The genomic region above belongs to Pochonia chlamydosporia 170 chromosome 2, whole genome shotgun sequence and contains:
- a CDS encoding cytoskeleton assembly control protein Sla1 (similar to Metarhizium acridum CQMa 102 XP_007808106.1), with amino-acid sequence MRSLNLVFLAGVQLSTARSPTFSIHDDLLAYPQFEVVFANDFISENDAQALLGINSQHPVNSAATPPTSGSNDRTSTTAYAATPSSDNPDEITSYSYEILNMAPHRYLCSIPVVKPPGPVNETANALAKAEEEREYRRAATKGWELINELEDGCLYYVSGWWSYSFCNNREIVQYHAISASNNGQVPRRDPNGQEYVLGRVPTLPATTGDRKQRRQQRGANDPPRPPAELQIKGDQRYLVQRLEGGTICDLTGKDRKIEVQYQCVPGIQADKIGWIKEVVTCSYVMMINTPRLCSDVAFQPPVERSANPINCKLISQSDPSTPLLDQHATPPTAGSEGVKESVQTDNDKVETDEKKDSSQVTIGGVLVGGKRVLSAGDDNGKPLKLQASHLFAPKPKILQVIAEAASKEKGGKIKGLSEEELEKLNVDPKAVEEMRQKLKKLAGEKGWKMQLFQMNEDDEKELFGYVDDPDGEKKDGQKDSGDKTGDTRKAKGDKDAIADKGASGGKDTVKERKGAHSKEKKKQDDGSGSEEKFFNRDEL